In Drosophila pseudoobscura strain MV-25-SWS-2005 chromosome 4, UCI_Dpse_MV25, whole genome shotgun sequence, the following proteins share a genomic window:
- the LOC117184082 gene encoding uncharacterized protein — protein sequence MLEVVPLEMRRNRSRSRSSQRSRRGRRQKQEAAVRQAASSIMGGGTAAEMWSNTHRRLFQWHHMQVQRLCQGQYPQQEEREQCLEESSTSEAEEEAETAAAATTIDEEYLQFLAVTLRHQQELKQRRAAASISTPDSTLDLV from the coding sequence ATGCTGGAGGTGGTGCCCCTAGAGATGCGAAGGAACAGAAGCCGCTCAAGGAGCAGCCAGCGCAGCCGACGCGGCCGCAGGCAGAAGCAGGAGGCTGCGGTCAGACAAGCGGCATCATCGATCATGGGAGGAGGAACGGCAGCCGAGATGTGGAGCAACACGCACAGAAGGCTCTTCCAGTGGCACCACATGCAGGTGCAGCGTCTTTGCCAAGGACAATATCCGCAGCAGGAGGAGCGCGAGCAGTGCCTGGAGGAGAGCTCCACTTCCGAAGCCGAAGAGGAGGCGGAGACGGCAGCTGCGGCGACAACCATCGACGAGGAATACTTGCAGTTCCTGGCAGTGACACTCAGGCATCAGCAGGAGCTAAAGCAACGACGTGCTGCCGCATCGATATCCACACCAGACTCAACCTTAGATTTAGTTTAG